The following DNA comes from Halobacteriovorax sp. HLS.
TCAAAATAAGTAATATTTACAGTGAGAGAACTCCCCAGGCCGGTATAAATTTCACTGAGCTTGTGGATGGCATATTCAGCAAGTAAGAAATAGCAAAGGACTATAAGATGATTAAGCTATTACTACTACTTACAGCAATGTCAGTGAGTGCCAAAACTGTTGATTTAAAACAATATCAAGGCCCGGTTAAGAACCAGCTAGATAGAAATACATGTGCTTACTTTGCAGTCACAGCACTAGTTGAAGGCGTTATCAAACAGAAATTCAACAAGAGCTATGATATTTCAGAGCAATTTCAAATTTACTATGGAAAAGAATATTTCAATGAATATAGTGATAAGGAGTATGGAAGCACCTCAGACATAGCAATGAATTTTACCAAACAGTACTTCTTCATGAAAGAGGCCGATGTACCATATCAAACATCCTATTTTGAACCTAATCGCCCATGTGAAAATGAAGATCCTTTCGATACATCATCTCCTTCATATTGCTTTTCTCAAGCTCCTCTGGAGTGGGATAGCTCTAAGAAAGTAAAAGTCGATGGTCTAAAATATGATTGGATAACTGGTCTATGGAGTCCTGGAAAAACAAGAGCGCAATTAATTGAACAAAGAATTGATAAAGGAAGACCCGTTGTCTTAACGCTTAAAGTATATGCCCCACAATGGGACAATGCCCATGTAACTTATACTGAAGAAACGGATAAACTATGCGAGTCAGGAACTTATCAGTGCTATGGACACGCCATTGTCTTAACCGGATATGATGATGTAAAAAAGATTTTCCATTTCAAAAATAGCTGGGGAACGAATTGGGGAAATGCAGGTTACGGAACAATGAGCTATGACTATGTTAACAACTATTCAGATTCACCTGTATCAGTCTACTTCGACAGAATACTGGGAAATATAAGAGAATAATATGAATAAATTTCTGATTGTAACTTCTTTAACAATTCAAATGGCATTTGGTGCTGAAGTTGATTCTTTCACAAGAAGAAACGAGTCTTTCATAGACTCTTCAACTTATATTAATAAGTTTGCTAACGAAGCATTGATAAGTGCGACATCAAAAGTAGAACAAAACTGTAATACTGAACAAGCAAAGAAAGAGCTATATGAACAGTTAACAAAGTACTTTGCAAATCACACAAAAGGAAAGCTCGTAAAAGACCTTCTGCATGGCGAAGAGATTGATAGAAAGATTACTCCTCTTAGGGAATCAATTTACGGAAAGTGGAAACCACTAGATGGACTACGACTGGGGTCGAGATCTGCCCATAAAAGAGAGTTCCCTCTAAGTCCTCTGATAAGAGTCGGAGATCGGTTAATAGGAATAGATAAGCTTGAACATATGTTTGGCATGGGACAGAGGTATTTCAAAAAACACTACCTTAAGAAAAAAGATTTAAAGAAAGTTCTAAAATCAGGAATAATCGGAGAAAAATTTATCTTAGGTGGACAGTTTTTAGCAACCGGAGTTTTCTCATTTGCTGACCTAAGTGCAAATTTTAATGGAATGAGATTTTGGAACCATATGTTGCAGGAAAACCCAGATATATTAGGAGCAAAATACAACTACGGCCCTTATATACTATGTGAAAATAATACTTTTAAGGTTAACCCACAAAAGAGCATTGATTTTAGAAATTATATTGACGCCTCAGTTGATGAGAGTATCAACTGTCCAAAATTTGCAAGAAAAACAGCAGTAAAAAAATATACTCAAGCACTAGAAGAGCTTAATATGAAATGCCCACTCGTAGATAGTGAGCTTGAAGATATAAAACAAAAGTATTCAGTTATCATCAAAAGTGATAAGAAAAAAAGACCTATTTCACATTGGATAATAAACGATGAAATAGTTGAAGATGTAAGTTACTTCAATGAGTTTTAAAGATCTAATAAGTAATGAATTGATTCTTAACAATCTTACCCATCTTAATTATAGTACACCAAGTCCTATACAAAGAAAGTGTATTCCTTTAATCACTAAAGGTGTCGATTTAATAGGTATTGCTCAAACAGGTACCGGAAAAACAGCGGCCTTCAGTTTACCAATAATTGAAAGATTGCTCGTCAAAGACAAAATCAATAATACACCAAAGTGCCTTATCGTTGCACCTACAAGAGAATTAGCTAACCAAATTAATGATAGTATTCTTAACTACGCAAAGAATAGTCAGATCAGATCTATAAACCTCATAGGAGGTGTTAGTAAAGATAATCAAATAGAAGTTCTGGAAAAGGGTATTGACTTTGTTGTAGGTACACCAGGACGTCTTATTGACCTAATAGAAAACAAGTACCTAGATCTAAATTGTATAGAACATTTTATTTTAGACGAAGCTGACATGATGCTCGACATGGGATTCTTACAGGATATAAAGAAATTAAATAACTATCTCAATAAAGAAAAACAAACTATTCTATTTTCAGCAACGATGCCTAAAGAAATTGAAACTCTAGCAAAATCTATTTTGAACAGACCTCAGAAGATTGAAGTGACTCCACAATCATCAACTATAGAAAGTATTAATCAAACACTCTACTTTGTGAATGACGAGCAAAAATTACTTTTACTTAAAAATATTATTGAAAATAACAATATTCAAAAGGCGATCATATTTTGCAAGGCCAAGTATGCAGTTGCAAATGTAGTAGAATTCTTAGATAGCATAAATATTGAAACACGTCAGATTCATAGCAATATAACTCAAGTCCAAAGAGAGCAGTCGTTACTAGACTTTACAGAAGGTAGAGTAAGGTTTTTAGTTGCAACAGAAATTGCTTCTAGAGGTATTGATGTAAACGACATAGACCATGTAATAAACTTCAATATCCCTGAAGATCCGACGAACTATGTCCATCGTATTGGAAGAACGGCGCGAGCAGGCAAAAGCGGTAATGCAATATCACTTTGCAGCTCAAAAGAACTTGCCTTAGTTAGGAATATTGAATCACTTATAAAAAAGACAATTCCTAGAATTAGTGATCAGCCATTTCACCAAGACTTAGTTATACCAGTAAAAAAGAAAAACTCTTCTAGAAGAAGATCCCGTAAACACCAGGCAGACAAAAGAAAGAAACACTAAAGTAGGTTTTCATTCTTAAAATATTAGTATAATTAAGTGTATGGCCATTCTAAATAAAATATTTTCCACAAAAATGTATCAGGCGACATATTATGTCGAAGAAACACATGAAGGGATGCGGCTTGATCAATTCTTACAAATCTACCTAGAGAGCTGGTCTAGACAAGAAGTCAAAAGAAGAATTAAGGCCAAAGATGTAGTCATAAAAGACAGACCGGGCAAACATAGGTCATCAACTATTTTACATTATAAGGAAGAGGTCACCTTCACTGTCCATAATACGACACAAGAAGATGAATACTGGAATGGTGAACTTCTAAAAAAACAAGAACATCCTGAGATCTTATTTGAAGATGAGAATATTGTTGTCATTTCTAAGCCTGCTTATATGGCCGCACACCCTACAGGAAGTCATCTATTCTACTGTGCCACAGTCTATTTCGGCGAAAAGTATAATCAGACAATGCATAGCATACACAGGTTAGACAGGGAAACATCAGGCGTAATGCTCATAGGAAAAAACCCTGACACTTCAAACCAGCTGGGCGAAGAGTTCTTCAATGATAAGGTTAGAAAATGTTATTTCTTTATAGCTAAAGAAGTTGAAGATGCTACTCAAGATGATTTTTTTGAGTCGAGAGAACGACTAGGCCCAAATGAAGATGG
Coding sequences within:
- a CDS encoding DEAD/DEAH box helicase, with amino-acid sequence MSFKDLISNELILNNLTHLNYSTPSPIQRKCIPLITKGVDLIGIAQTGTGKTAAFSLPIIERLLVKDKINNTPKCLIVAPTRELANQINDSILNYAKNSQIRSINLIGGVSKDNQIEVLEKGIDFVVGTPGRLIDLIENKYLDLNCIEHFILDEADMMLDMGFLQDIKKLNNYLNKEKQTILFSATMPKEIETLAKSILNRPQKIEVTPQSSTIESINQTLYFVNDEQKLLLLKNIIENNNIQKAIIFCKAKYAVANVVEFLDSINIETRQIHSNITQVQREQSLLDFTEGRVRFLVATEIASRGIDVNDIDHVINFNIPEDPTNYVHRIGRTARAGKSGNAISLCSSKELALVRNIESLIKKTIPRISDQPFHQDLVIPVKKKNSSRRRSRKHQADKRKKH
- a CDS encoding C1 family peptidase; this translates as MIKLLLLLTAMSVSAKTVDLKQYQGPVKNQLDRNTCAYFAVTALVEGVIKQKFNKSYDISEQFQIYYGKEYFNEYSDKEYGSTSDIAMNFTKQYFFMKEADVPYQTSYFEPNRPCENEDPFDTSSPSYCFSQAPLEWDSSKKVKVDGLKYDWITGLWSPGKTRAQLIEQRIDKGRPVVLTLKVYAPQWDNAHVTYTEETDKLCESGTYQCYGHAIVLTGYDDVKKIFHFKNSWGTNWGNAGYGTMSYDYVNNYSDSPVSVYFDRILGNIRE
- a CDS encoding RluA family pseudouridine synthase → MAILNKIFSTKMYQATYYVEETHEGMRLDQFLQIYLESWSRQEVKRRIKAKDVVIKDRPGKHRSSTILHYKEEVTFTVHNTTQEDEYWNGELLKKQEHPEILFEDENIVVISKPAYMAAHPTGSHLFYCATVYFGEKYNQTMHSIHRLDRETSGVMLIGKNPDTSNQLGEEFFNDKVRKCYFFIAKEVEDATQDDFFESRERLGPNEDGLKRVYINSHPEQSKLGKRAHTKFKVLHRENGYVLALAFPQTGRQHQIRVHAMVRGLPLLGDKLYLGNFKMFQRFKDKIATQADHDEMEFNRHALHAVALKIRYNGQYKVFRSAIPMDFIPIIENKFTLPIDKINERIKSGVLEYFDSNSDDL